GGCAAGGCCGTGCGGGCCCGGATGGTCAGGAGAAGGCGGGGCATGCATGCGTAATGGTTGAGCTTTAAGCAACCATTACGATTTTGGAATGCGCAGGCGGAAAGCAAAAGTCCTGTGCGCCATGCCGGGCATGGCGCACAGGACTTGAAAGACGGAAACTAAGGCTTGATCAATCTCCGCAGTTTGAGCGGAGTATGAAAAACGCCAGGGGACAGTGTCCCCTGGCTTCAGGCTAATTCTTCACGTGGCATTCGCCGCACATGACCGGCCCCTTGGCCTGCTTCTCGTGGCAGCCCCAGCACTGCTGGTGGTAGGCGTCCTGCAGGCCGGGCGTGTCGCCGTCCTGCTCCAGGGCATGGCAATCGGAACAGGGCGTGCCGACCGAATCCTCGTCCTCGGCGAGCACGCCGTTGACCCAGACATGGTGGCAGGCGTTGCAGCTCTCTATGCCGGCTTTCTCGTTGTGCTCGTCGTGGTTGAACACGGCTGCCGGACGTTCCAGCTTGCCGAAGGCGTCCGTGGGCACATGAGTCATGTCCTCCTGGGAGAAGGCGGGCAGACTGAACAGGGTCGCGGCCGCGAGGAGCGTCAGGGCGATGAGCGTGTGCTTGAACATGGCGTCCCTCCGGCCTTAGACGGCCTTGGTCTTCTTCATGTGCTTGTAGATGATATCGCCAAGGAACATGAGCTTCATGTCCAGGTGATAAGCATGGATGATGTCTTCAAGGCCGCCGTGGCAGTTGTGGCAGGGCGCGATGACGATCTTGGCGCCCGTGGCCTTGAGCTGCTCAGCCTTGGCCCTATTGCCCTTGACGCGCGTCTCCTTGAAGGGGGGGCCGCAGTTGATGACGCCGCCGCCTGCCGCGCAGCAAAGGTTGTGCTCGCGGTTCGGAGTCATCTCGATGTAGTTCTTGCAGAAGGCCTTGGCGACCTCGCGGCCCTGCTCCATGAGACCCCGGCCGCGGATGATGTTGCAGGGATCGTGGAAGGTCACGAGATCCTCGATCTGCGTCTCGACCTGGATGCGGCCCGAGGTGAGCAGCTCGTGGTAGAACTGCACGCCGTGCACGATCTCTATGGGCGAATCCCTCCAACCCAACCAGCGGTTGCCTACATCGTACACCGAGCGGAAGGCGTGGCCGCACTCGCCCATGACGATGCGCTTGACGCGCAGGCGCTGGGCTGTTTCGAAGTGCAACCGCTTGAGCCGGCCCATGATCTCGTTGTTGCCAACGAACATGGCCATGTCCGAGTTGTCCCAGCCCGGCGTGGCCGGGAAGGTGTAGTCCATGCCGGCTTCGTGGAAGATGGCCGCGGCCTGGTAGATGAGCTGCGTGCGGAACTTGGGCTCGGGCGCGATGACCGAGTACATGATCTCAGCGCCTTCCTTCTCGAGCGGGATGCGCAGGTCCGGGAACTCGTCGCGAGCTTCGTCTTCCTGCCACTTGAGCGAGTCGATCCACTCGTCTTCCTTGACCCACATCTGGTTCATGGTCGCGGAATGAGAGTTGGCCGTGTCCTGGATGTACTGGGGAGTGACGCCCAGACGGTTGCCGATGCGGCGCACGATGCCCATGACATAGGCCGTGTCGATGCCGAAGGGACAGTAGTGCAGGCAGCGGCGGCAGAGGTTGCACTCGGTGTGCGCGAGCTGCACGGCGTTGCGCACGAACTCGGCGCTGACCTTGCCCTTGCGGCGCACCATCTCCCAAGCCGTCTGGTGCATCTTGGCCACGGGCGAGTAGCTCGGATCGCGGTCGCGGGACAGGAAGTAATGGCAACCCTCGGCGCACAGGCCGCAACGCACGCAGTCGCGCATGTAGGCCTGGAAGCGGATGGAGGTTTCCTTGTCGATGACCTCGTTGATGACCTTTTCTATGCGCTCGGGGGTCAGTCTGGCCGCGCCGCGGTCCAGGCCGGCGTCCTCGACCTTGCGCCACTTGTCCGTCTGAGTGAGCGGTTTCGTCATTGTATGCTTCTCCTTGCTGGCCTGTGGGCTACCAGTCCTTGCAGTGGCGCACCGCGCCAAATTCGGAGGCTATGTAGCCGCGCATGAACAGGCCGTAGAGCATGTGTTCGGCCCTGGTGAAGGGAATCATGACGAGGAAGGCCTCGCCGGCCAAAATGTGCAGGTACAGCATGATCTGATAAGGCCCAAGCTGGTGGTAGGCAAGCACGCCGGACAGGAAGGTCACCAGCACGGTGCCGACCATGAACCAGTCCTGCCAGCCGGTGACGTAGCGCACCTCGGGCGTGGCCCAGCGTCGCCAGATGAAATAGCCGCAGCAGAGCACCACCACGATGGCCAGGATGTCGGCCACGGCCTCGGGCAGCGTGGGCCAGGAGATGCCCAGCCACTGGTTGAAGAGCATGACATGGGCCGTGAGAAAGATGGGCACGACGAAAATGAGAATATGGAAGACGAAGGTCACGGCGGTGAGCACCGGCGTGGTGCGCCAGCGCATGGTGTTGTAGGGCACCAGCCAGTGGGCCATGGAGCGCAGCACGTGCTTCCAGCTCCAGTAGACGAGCACGAACTGGTCGCGGCGTTTGGCTTCCATGTAGGCGTAGACCAGCCTGTAGACGCTGCCGGCCAGGAAGACCAGGAAACTGATCCACAAGAGCGGGCCGGTGATGAAGTCGTAGAATGTGTGCATGGCTTCCTCCTAGCCCAGGATGTCGCCCAGGGATGCGACCCGGCGCAGGTACTTGCCATCCTTGATGGCCCGGATGAGGATGCGGTCAGACTCGGGTCCAAAGGTCGGATCCCAGAGCATGTCGAAATCCTCGGAATAGACCTTGCCATCGACGCACAGGCTGTAGCGGCCGCCGCGATCAAGGCGCACGGCGCAATGCTTGCCGTCGGGCGAGAACTGCGGGGGGAAGGCCCTATCGTAGCCGCCGCACCAGCGCTGGCCGTCGACCATGACCCACCATGCGTTGTCATCCTTGCCCATGCAGGCGAGGGAGCGGCCATTGGGCGAGAAGGTCAGGTCCATAACCACGCCATTGAAGGATTGCTCCCAAGGCTGGCCATCCACGGCCACGGTCCAGTGGCCAAGGCCGGTAGCCACGATGGCCGCCAACCTCTCGCCGCCCGGAGAGAACTTCTGGCTCCAGAGTTGAGTGAAGGGTTTGTCCCAGAGCTTGCGCCCGTCCTCGCACAGGAACCACTTGCCGCCCATGCGCGCCGGCGCCACAACCCCGCCCGAGGTCGGGTTGAAACAGGGCGCCCAGACGCTCTGGAAGATCTGCTCCCAGGGCTTGCCGTCCACGGCGATGGTGTACTCGTACTGGCTCAAGCGCACTTCAGCGGCAAGACGGCTGGAGTCGGAGTTGAAGGCCAGACTCCAGACGCTCACGAAGTTTTGCTCCCAGGCCTCGCCGTCGATGGCGGCGCTGAATACGCCCTTGGCGAAGGTGTCGATGTCGGCCTGGCCAAGGGACTTGACCTGCACGGCCGCTGCCGAGTGCGAGCCGTCGTCCGAGAGCAGCCAGTTGTTGGCGTTCTCGTACATCTGCTCCCAAGGCTGATCGTCCACGGCCATGCCATACTTGCCGTCCAGCTGCACGGCCACGCCGATGGCGCTGCTCTTGGGCGCGAACACGGTGCTCCAGGCGAAGCCGAAGCGCGACTCCCAGGGCTGGCCGTCGACGGCCACAGTCCACTCGTCCTCGCTCATCACGAGACAGGTCAGCCTGCCATCCGGCGCATGGCGCAGGTACCAAGCCTTTTCGAACTCCTGCTCCCAGAACTCGTCATTGACCAGGACCGTGAAACCGGCGTCGGGCTGCTTGACGATACAGGCCACTGATTCACCGTCCGGCGAGGCAATGGGCTCCTCGCGCCACTCGTAGTCAGCGGCCCTGGCCGAAAGGTCGGCTACGACCCTGCTGCCTGGCTTCCAATCCCAGGCCGAAAAATTGCTCATGCGCTACCTCCTGCCGGCAATGGGCGTCAGATAAAAGGACTCCCTCGCAACGACTCTAACAGCATCCTTCATAAAAAACTCAATAAGTCAAGGAGGAAGGAGTAAAACTGATTCGGACGCGCTCCGGCGTGATATCGAGTAGAATTGTCCCAAGCCGTTTTGGCCAAGTGTTGAAAAATCCTCTATCATGATCATGTTTAAAAATCATTGGCATATTTAATATAATTTATCTATCAATTCGATGTCAAAAATTTAATTTAATAATACATATGGTTATAAAACAAAAAGACCCTCAACTTGATTGTCCAA
This sequence is a window from Desulfocurvibacter africanus subsp. africanus DSM 2603. Protein-coding genes within it:
- the tmcD gene encoding electron transfer complex subunit TmcD, translated to MSNFSAWDWKPGSRVVADLSARAADYEWREEPIASPDGESVACIVKQPDAGFTVLVNDEFWEQEFEKAWYLRHAPDGRLTCLVMSEDEWTVAVDGQPWESRFGFAWSTVFAPKSSAIGVAVQLDGKYGMAVDDQPWEQMYENANNWLLSDDGSHSAAAVQVKSLGQADIDTFAKGVFSAAIDGEAWEQNFVSVWSLAFNSDSSRLAAEVRLSQYEYTIAVDGKPWEQIFQSVWAPCFNPTSGGVVAPARMGGKWFLCEDGRKLWDKPFTQLWSQKFSPGGERLAAIVATGLGHWTVAVDGQPWEQSFNGVVMDLTFSPNGRSLACMGKDDNAWWVMVDGQRWCGGYDRAFPPQFSPDGKHCAVRLDRGGRYSLCVDGKVYSEDFDMLWDPTFGPESDRILIRAIKDGKYLRRVASLGDILG
- the tmcC gene encoding TmcC family electron transfer complex membrane anchor subunit — translated: MHTFYDFITGPLLWISFLVFLAGSVYRLVYAYMEAKRRDQFVLVYWSWKHVLRSMAHWLVPYNTMRWRTTPVLTAVTFVFHILIFVVPIFLTAHVMLFNQWLGISWPTLPEAVADILAIVVVLCCGYFIWRRWATPEVRYVTGWQDWFMVGTVLVTFLSGVLAYHQLGPYQIMLYLHILAGEAFLVMIPFTRAEHMLYGLFMRGYIASEFGAVRHCKDW
- the tmcB gene encoding electron transfer complex ferredoxin TmcB, whose translation is MTKPLTQTDKWRKVEDAGLDRGAARLTPERIEKVINEVIDKETSIRFQAYMRDCVRCGLCAEGCHYFLSRDRDPSYSPVAKMHQTAWEMVRRKGKVSAEFVRNAVQLAHTECNLCRRCLHYCPFGIDTAYVMGIVRRIGNRLGVTPQYIQDTANSHSATMNQMWVKEDEWIDSLKWQEDEARDEFPDLRIPLEKEGAEIMYSVIAPEPKFRTQLIYQAAAIFHEAGMDYTFPATPGWDNSDMAMFVGNNEIMGRLKRLHFETAQRLRVKRIVMGECGHAFRSVYDVGNRWLGWRDSPIEIVHGVQFYHELLTSGRIQVETQIEDLVTFHDPCNIIRGRGLMEQGREVAKAFCKNYIEMTPNREHNLCCAAGGGVINCGPPFKETRVKGNRAKAEQLKATGAKIVIAPCHNCHGGLEDIIHAYHLDMKLMFLGDIIYKHMKKTKAV
- the tmcA gene encoding acidic tetraheme cytochrome c3 TmcA; this translates as MFKHTLIALTLLAAATLFSLPAFSQEDMTHVPTDAFGKLERPAAVFNHDEHNEKAGIESCNACHHVWVNGVLAEDEDSVGTPCSDCHALEQDGDTPGLQDAYHQQCWGCHEKQAKGPVMCGECHVKN